In Acomys russatus chromosome 26, mAcoRus1.1, whole genome shotgun sequence, a genomic segment contains:
- the LOC127209474 gene encoding metallothionein-1 isoform X1, protein MDPNCSCATGSSCSCSSSCACKNCKCTSCKKSCCSCCPVGCSKCAQGCVCKGSSDKCTCCA, encoded by the exons ATGGACCCCAACTGCTCCTGCGCCACCG GCAGCTCCTGCAGCTGCTCCAGCTCCTGTGCCTGCAAGAACTGCAAGTGCACCTCCTGCAAGAAGA gctgctgctcctgctgccctgtgggCTGCTCCAAGTGTGCCCAGGGCTGTGTCTGCAAGGGCTCTTCAGACAAGTGCACCTGCTGTGCCTGA